The proteins below come from a single Ruegeria sp. SCSIO 43209 genomic window:
- a CDS encoding cytochrome P450: protein MKTLTQSPTDPAFVQNPYPFYDSARQSGDLFYWKDYGLVAAVSHKAVQILLRDRRFGREIPAELAKPGPEHLAPWLEVESHSMLELEPPRHTRLRSLVLRAFTSRAITALEGSTEQLCHDLIKQFPAGPFDLLEAYCTQVPVITICRLLGVPEDMAPQLLQWSHAMVAMYQANRTRQTEDEAVRATQAFTTYLEEYIEKRRTDPRDDLITRLIAAEEDGEKLSRDELITTCILLLNAGHEATVHAIGNGVKTILTTGTQQYVLAPGTIDSAVEEILRFDPPLHMFRRYAYEDIELFGHRFARGDEVALLLGAANRDPAAWSQPDTFDPMRDVSANTSFGGGLHFCVGAPLARLEMRIALPILFQQCPKLELTAEPQYSDSYHFHGLTKLMVAV from the coding sequence ATGAAGACGCTGACCCAATCCCCGACCGACCCGGCATTCGTGCAAAACCCATACCCCTTTTATGACAGCGCACGTCAGTCGGGCGATCTGTTCTACTGGAAAGACTACGGCCTTGTCGCGGCTGTCTCGCACAAAGCGGTGCAAATTCTGCTGCGCGATCGGCGCTTCGGGCGTGAAATCCCGGCGGAACTTGCAAAACCCGGCCCAGAGCATCTTGCACCCTGGCTAGAAGTCGAATCCCATTCGATGTTAGAGCTTGAACCCCCGCGTCATACTCGATTGCGTTCTCTGGTACTGCGGGCGTTTACCTCTCGCGCGATCACGGCGCTTGAGGGGTCCACTGAACAGTTGTGCCACGATTTGATCAAGCAGTTCCCCGCTGGCCCCTTCGATCTGCTGGAGGCCTATTGCACCCAGGTCCCCGTGATCACGATCTGCCGTCTGCTTGGTGTGCCGGAAGACATGGCACCGCAACTGTTGCAGTGGTCGCACGCCATGGTGGCCATGTATCAGGCAAACCGGACGCGCCAGACCGAAGACGAAGCCGTCCGGGCGACGCAAGCCTTCACCACCTATCTCGAAGAATACATCGAAAAACGCCGTACTGACCCGCGTGACGATCTGATCACCCGGTTGATCGCGGCAGAGGAAGATGGCGAAAAACTCTCGCGCGACGAACTGATCACGACCTGCATTTTGTTGCTGAACGCCGGTCACGAAGCCACCGTGCACGCTATTGGCAATGGCGTGAAGACTATATTAACGACGGGTACACAGCAGTATGTCCTGGCGCCCGGCACTATCGATAGCGCAGTCGAGGAAATCCTGCGTTTCGATCCACCACTGCACATGTTCAGACGCTATGCCTATGAAGACATTGAACTCTTCGGTCACCGCTTTGCGCGTGGTGACGAAGTTGCCTTGCTTCTGGGCGCAGCCAATCGCGACCCTGCTGCTTGGTCCCAACCCGATACATTCGACCCGATGCGAGATGTAAGCGCCAATACTAGCTTTGGTGGTGGCCTTCACTTCTGTGTAGGCGCTCCGCTGGCCCGGCTTGAGATGCGGATCGCCCTGCCCATCCTGTTCCAGCAATGCCCAAAGCTAGAGCTGACGGCAGAGCCGCAATATTCGGACAGCTACCATTTCCACGGGCTGACCAAACTCATGGTAGCGGTCTGA
- a CDS encoding DUF2849 domain-containing protein: MARAFTPKVVTANDLLEGDVIYQTEDDRWSRELSDAELITDEAHAQVRLLDAARQANKIVGAYLADAVAGENGPEPTHFREDFRRTGPSNYAHGKQETSPQPRA, translated from the coding sequence ATGGCCCGCGCTTTTACCCCCAAAGTCGTCACCGCCAACGACTTGTTGGAAGGTGATGTGATTTACCAGACCGAAGATGACCGGTGGTCGCGCGAGTTGTCCGATGCCGAACTGATCACGGACGAAGCTCACGCGCAGGTTCGTCTGCTGGATGCCGCGCGTCAGGCCAACAAGATCGTCGGCGCCTATCTTGCCGACGCGGTGGCCGGAGAAAACGGCCCCGAACCCACCCACTTTCGGGAGGATTTCCGCCGGACTGGTCCGTCCAACTATGCCCACGGCAAACAGGAAACCTCCCCGCAGCCTCGGGCCTGA
- the infC gene encoding translation initiation factor IF-3, protein MARRPHNAPPQRDTGPRVNDKIRAPEIRLIGAEGENVGVVHPAKAMQMAADVGLDLVEISPNANPPVCKIMDFGKFKYEQQKRESEARKKQKIIEVKEVKFRPNTDTHDYDVKMRNVFKFLENGDKVKVTLRFRGREMAHQNLGRELLERVAEDVKDLGKIENMPKMEGRQMIMMIGPLPQK, encoded by the coding sequence ATAGCCCGCAGACCTCACAACGCGCCGCCACAGCGAGATACCGGCCCGCGCGTCAATGACAAGATCCGTGCTCCCGAAATTCGCCTGATTGGCGCCGAAGGTGAAAATGTCGGGGTGGTTCATCCCGCAAAAGCCATGCAGATGGCCGCCGACGTCGGTCTCGATCTGGTTGAGATTTCGCCTAACGCCAACCCGCCGGTCTGCAAAATCATGGATTTCGGCAAGTTCAAGTACGAACAGCAGAAACGCGAAAGCGAAGCCCGCAAGAAGCAAAAGATCATCGAGGTGAAAGAGGTCAAGTTCCGGCCCAACACCGATACGCATGACTATGACGTCAAGATGCGCAACGTGTTCAAGTTTCTTGAGAACGGCGACAAGGTCAAAGTCACCCTGCGTTTCCGTGGCCGCGAGATGGCCCACCAAAATTTGGGGCGTGAACTGCTGGAACGTGTGGCCGAGGACGTCAAGGATCTGGGCAAGATCGAGAACATGCCCAAGATGGAAGGCCGTCAGATGATCATGATGATTGGCCCGCTGCCACAGAAGTAG
- a CDS encoding DUF934 domain-containing protein has translation MNVIVNDEGFAPDDWSDGYVTLDDAANDVVALDIASDTDPDELFDRLGSAQMVRVDFPSSADGRGFTIARVLRLKGYTGRLRAKGHVLADQYAMARRSGFDEVEIDDTLANRQPEDQWLARANWQDNNYQARLRG, from the coding sequence ATGAACGTAATCGTAAACGACGAGGGCTTTGCCCCCGATGATTGGAGCGATGGCTATGTCACGCTGGACGATGCAGCGAATGACGTGGTCGCACTGGATATCGCTTCGGACACTGACCCCGATGAACTGTTTGACCGGCTGGGCAGCGCCCAGATGGTGCGCGTGGATTTTCCATCCTCAGCGGATGGGCGCGGTTTTACCATCGCGCGTGTTCTGCGTCTGAAAGGTTATACAGGTCGCCTGCGGGCAAAAGGCCATGTTCTTGCAGACCAATACGCCATGGCGCGTCGTAGCGGCTTTGACGAAGTCGAAATTGATGACACCTTGGCGAACCGGCAGCCCGAAGATCAGTGGCTGGCCCGGGCCAATTGGCAGGACAACAACTACCAGGCCCGCCTGCGCGGCTAA
- a CDS encoding ferredoxin--NADP reductase, whose product MTEMKSVSEATAVKAPVLPDAQTVTEVKHWTDRLFSFKVSRPASLRFRSGEFVMIGLLGDNGKPLLRAYSIASPSWDEELEFYSIKVQDGPLTSKLQHIQPGDQIILRPKPVGTLVHDALLPGKRIWFFATGTGFAPFASLLREPQTYEDYDEVIITHTCRDVAELDYGRELIEGVKQDELLAELIGDGFADKIRYYPTTTREESPKMGRITELLKDGTVFADLGIEGGIKPDTDRAMVCGSLAFNHDIKAILEEFGLREGANSEPKEFVIEKAFVG is encoded by the coding sequence ATGACAGAGATGAAATCCGTGAGTGAAGCAACCGCCGTTAAGGCCCCCGTCCTGCCCGACGCCCAGACTGTGACCGAGGTCAAACATTGGACCGACCGCCTGTTCTCTTTCAAGGTGTCGCGCCCGGCTTCCTTGCGCTTTCGCTCGGGTGAGTTCGTTATGATCGGCCTACTGGGCGATAATGGCAAACCGCTGTTGCGCGCATATTCCATCGCCTCGCCTTCATGGGATGAGGAACTGGAATTCTACTCGATCAAAGTGCAGGATGGCCCGCTGACCTCAAAACTGCAGCACATCCAGCCTGGTGATCAGATCATTCTTCGGCCCAAACCCGTCGGCACGCTGGTGCATGACGCATTGCTGCCCGGCAAGCGCATCTGGTTCTTCGCCACCGGCACAGGCTTTGCGCCCTTCGCGTCGCTGCTGCGTGAACCGCAGACCTATGAGGATTATGACGAGGTTATCATCACCCATACCTGCCGCGACGTAGCTGAACTGGATTACGGTCGCGAGTTGATCGAGGGCGTCAAACAGGACGAGTTGCTGGCCGAACTGATTGGTGACGGTTTCGCCGACAAGATCCGCTATTATCCCACCACCACGCGGGAAGAGAGCCCAAAGATGGGCCGTATAACCGAGCTGTTAAAAGACGGCACCGTATTTGCCGATCTGGGCATCGAAGGTGGTATCAAGCCAGACACTGATCGCGCGATGGTTTGTGGCAGCCTTGCCTTCAACCATGACATCAAAGCAATTCTGGAAGAGTTCGGCCTGCGAGAAGGCGCCAATTCCGAACCCAAGGAATTCGTGATTGAAAAGGCATTTGTGGGCTAA
- a CDS encoding nitrite/sulfite reductase produces MYRYSEFDTAFLAERNAQFRAQVERRIDGSLTEDEFKPLRLMNGLYLQLHAYMLRVAIPYGTLSSAQMRQLALLAEKWDKGYGHFTTRQNIQYNWPKLNDVPDMLDALAEVGMHAIQTSGNTIRNVTADHFAGAAADEVADPRPYAELLRQWSTDHPEFQFMPRKFKIAITGSENDRAVIKAHDIGLQLVERDGVLGARVIVGGGLGRTPMIGKELSEFVAFDDLLAYLEATVSVWNQIGRRDNKYKARIKITVHEHGIDAIRAKVNERFLKVRPQFKGADMNLLEEIKGHFAPPAFRDGSVASFESAYTNDPVFRSWVDTNIAPHKNADHAIVTISIKKHGQTPGDATAEQMRVMADLAEEFAYDELRISHEQNVILPHVHKSDLPAIHATLKEHELATANIGLISDIIACPGMDYCALATARSIPVAQEIATRFEDLKLEHDIGHLKIKISGCINACGHHHVGHIGILGLDRAGVENYQITLGGDGTESAAIGDRTGPGFAYDEIVPAVERIVDTYLEQRDSAEETFLQTYRRVGMAPFKAVLYPEAQANAA; encoded by the coding sequence ATGTATCGCTACTCCGAGTTCGACACAGCATTTTTGGCAGAACGCAACGCGCAGTTCCGTGCGCAGGTTGAGCGTCGCATTGACGGTTCGCTGACTGAAGACGAATTCAAGCCACTGCGCCTGATGAATGGTCTGTATCTGCAATTGCACGCTTATATGCTGCGGGTCGCTATTCCATATGGCACGCTGTCCAGTGCTCAGATGCGTCAGCTCGCTTTGCTGGCCGAGAAATGGGACAAAGGTTACGGCCATTTTACCACCCGTCAGAACATTCAGTACAACTGGCCGAAGCTGAACGACGTGCCGGATATGCTGGACGCACTGGCCGAGGTTGGCATGCACGCCATCCAGACCTCGGGTAACACCATCCGCAACGTGACCGCCGATCATTTCGCCGGTGCCGCCGCGGATGAGGTCGCTGATCCGCGCCCCTATGCCGAACTGCTGCGCCAGTGGTCAACCGACCACCCTGAATTCCAGTTCATGCCCCGCAAATTCAAGATCGCCATCACCGGCAGCGAGAATGACCGCGCCGTGATCAAGGCGCATGACATCGGTCTGCAATTGGTTGAGCGTGATGGCGTTCTGGGTGCCCGCGTCATCGTTGGCGGTGGTCTGGGCCGTACGCCCATGATCGGCAAAGAGCTATCGGAATTCGTCGCCTTTGACGACCTGCTGGCCTATCTTGAGGCCACCGTTTCCGTGTGGAACCAGATCGGCCGTCGCGACAACAAGTACAAGGCACGTATCAAGATCACCGTGCATGAGCACGGCATCGACGCCATCCGTGCCAAAGTGAACGAACGCTTTTTGAAGGTTCGCCCGCAATTCAAAGGCGCGGATATGAACCTGCTGGAAGAAATCAAGGGCCACTTTGCGCCTCCGGCCTTCCGTGATGGTTCGGTTGCCTCGTTCGAGAGTGCCTACACCAACGATCCGGTCTTCCGTTCGTGGGTCGACACCAACATCGCGCCGCACAAGAACGCGGACCACGCGATCGTCACGATCTCGATCAAGAAGCACGGCCAGACGCCGGGCGATGCGACTGCCGAGCAGATGCGAGTGATGGCTGATCTGGCCGAAGAGTTCGCCTATGACGAACTGCGTATCAGCCATGAGCAGAACGTAATCCTGCCGCATGTCCACAAATCCGACCTGCCCGCGATCCACGCAACGCTGAAAGAACACGAGTTGGCGACCGCCAACATCGGCTTGATCAGCGACATTATCGCCTGTCCCGGTATGGATTACTGCGCACTGGCGACGGCACGTTCGATCCCCGTGGCGCAGGAAATCGCGACCCGGTTCGAAGACCTGAAACTGGAGCATGATATCGGCCACCTGAAGATCAAGATTTCAGGCTGCATCAACGCCTGTGGTCACCACCATGTGGGTCACATCGGCATTCTTGGCCTAGACCGCGCTGGCGTCGAAAACTACCAGATCACTCTGGGTGGTGACGGTACCGAATCCGCCGCCATCGGTGATCGTACTGGCCCGGGCTTCGCCTATGACGAGATCGTTCCGGCGGTCGAGCGCATCGTCGACACGTATCTGGAGCAGCGCGACAGCGCGGAAGAGACCTTCTTGCAGACCTATCGCCGCGTTGGCATGGCACCGTTCAAGGCCGTGCTTTACCCCGAGGCACAGGCCAATGCCGCTTGA
- a CDS encoding sigma-54 dependent transcriptional regulator: protein MIRKVLLVDDDAAVREALAQTLELAEYEPVTAGSFVAAKDHIHRDFGGVIISDIRMPGRDGFHLLAYAREVDPELPVVLLTGEGDIPMAVQAMGQGAFDFLEKPCAAADLLAVLERAFAARAEILQEREQRRELERGDPAARMLFGLSDQAEALRERVRSVAPTRAEVLVTGPAGSGVSKVAEVVHLMSPVGQGPFVKRPASGLNPDDLLRVCKDAAGGSLYLDEISAMSDATQYAALELIEQGTEARIIAGATADLSDLTAQGRFNADLFYRLDVMRVRIPALSERPEDIPVIFRRYVAQAAEQAGIAEPEVTPEHLASLMAQDWPGNARSLMSAAMRFVLGMPDEVAQAADLGLSEQLARVERSLLIAALGRHNGKAADAAKALKLPRKTFYDKLTRYHIRPEDYRR from the coding sequence ATGATCCGCAAAGTGCTTTTGGTCGATGATGATGCCGCCGTACGTGAGGCCTTGGCGCAAACCCTCGAATTGGCCGAGTATGAACCGGTCACCGCGGGATCTTTCGTGGCCGCAAAGGATCATATTCATCGTGACTTCGGCGGTGTGATCATCTCGGATATTCGCATGCCGGGGCGGGATGGGTTTCATCTGCTCGCATACGCGCGCGAGGTTGATCCTGAACTTCCGGTGGTATTGCTGACAGGTGAAGGCGATATCCCGATGGCGGTACAGGCCATGGGGCAGGGAGCATTTGATTTTCTGGAAAAGCCCTGTGCAGCAGCGGATTTATTGGCGGTACTCGAACGAGCCTTTGCCGCGCGCGCAGAAATTCTGCAGGAACGCGAGCAACGGCGCGAACTTGAGCGTGGCGATCCCGCAGCACGCATGCTGTTTGGGTTGTCAGATCAAGCCGAGGCCTTGCGTGAGCGAGTGCGGAGCGTAGCGCCAACACGGGCCGAGGTACTGGTTACCGGGCCAGCGGGTAGCGGAGTTTCAAAGGTCGCTGAAGTTGTCCATCTGATGTCTCCGGTTGGACAGGGGCCATTTGTCAAACGCCCTGCCTCAGGCCTGAACCCGGATGATTTGTTGCGTGTCTGTAAGGATGCGGCAGGCGGATCGCTGTATCTGGATGAGATCTCGGCGATGTCGGATGCCACGCAATACGCCGCGCTGGAACTGATCGAACAAGGGACGGAAGCCAGAATCATCGCAGGGGCAACGGCCGATTTGTCGGACCTTACTGCACAGGGAAGGTTCAATGCCGATCTGTTCTATAGGTTGGATGTCATGCGGGTGCGAATCCCGGCCCTGTCAGAACGGCCCGAGGATATCCCCGTCATCTTTCGCCGCTATGTGGCGCAGGCCGCTGAGCAGGCCGGGATTGCGGAACCTGAAGTGACACCCGAGCATCTGGCCTCGCTGATGGCGCAGGATTGGCCGGGCAATGCCCGATCGTTGATGTCGGCGGCAATGCGGTTTGTGTTGGGGATGCCGGATGAGGTTGCACAGGCCGCTGATCTGGGGTTGAGCGAGCAATTGGCGCGTGTTGAGAGGTCTTTGCTGATTGCAGCCCTTGGGCGCCACAATGGCAAGGCTGCGGATGCCGCCAAGGCACTGAAGCTGCCGCGCAAAACTTTTTATGACAAGCTGACCCGCTACCACATTAGGCCAGAAGACTATCGTCGTTAG
- a CDS encoding phosphoadenylyl-sulfate reductase: protein MPLDLIQTELGADRAELTEKVEALNARFRHHSAHDVMHGALDEIDELALVSSFGAESVVLLHMAAVVDKMTPVLFVDTQMLFAETLEYQQEVSERLGLRNVQIIRAEDEDVQRDDPYGALRLRDTDACCNLRKTFPLQKALTGYCGWITGRKRFQSGTRAALDFFEVEDGTGRIKVNPLAHWAPEDVRAYMDENNLPRHPLVAKGYPSIGCAPCTSPVKEGEDPRAGRWRDQNKEECGIHFVDGKMVRIGEKT, encoded by the coding sequence ATGCCGCTTGACCTGATCCAAACGGAACTGGGGGCTGACCGCGCCGAACTGACCGAAAAGGTCGAGGCGCTGAACGCCCGCTTCCGCCACCACAGTGCCCATGATGTGATGCATGGCGCATTGGACGAGATCGATGAGCTTGCTCTGGTCTCCAGCTTTGGCGCGGAATCGGTGGTGTTGCTGCATATGGCTGCAGTGGTCGACAAGATGACCCCAGTGCTATTCGTGGACACCCAGATGCTGTTTGCCGAAACGCTGGAATACCAGCAGGAGGTCAGCGAGCGTCTGGGCCTGCGCAATGTGCAGATCATCCGCGCCGAGGATGAAGATGTTCAGCGTGACGATCCTTATGGCGCGTTGCGTCTGCGTGACACCGATGCCTGCTGCAACCTGCGCAAGACCTTCCCGCTGCAGAAAGCTCTGACTGGGTATTGTGGCTGGATCACCGGGCGCAAACGGTTTCAGTCCGGCACCCGTGCCGCGCTGGACTTTTTCGAGGTCGAGGACGGGACCGGCCGGATCAAGGTCAACCCGCTGGCCCATTGGGCACCCGAGGATGTGCGCGCCTATATGGACGAAAACAACCTGCCCCGGCATCCGCTGGTGGCCAAAGGATACCCCTCGATCGGCTGTGCGCCCTGCACTTCACCGGTCAAAGAAGGCGAAGACCCCCGCGCCGGGCGCTGGCGCGATCAGAACAAGGAAGAATGCGGCATCCATTTTGTTGATGGAAAAATGGTGCGCATCGGAGAGAAAACATGA
- a CDS encoding Lrp/AsnC family transcriptional regulator: MSVRIDDTDRKILAELQRDASQSLDEIAARVGSSKTPVWNRIRKLKGAGVIGQQTVLLDAEALGFEATFFVLIRTSEHEAEWQQKFLKALRDRPEVQEAHRLAGDIDYILKVRVKNARAYDAFYQALISEVRVHNVTALLSMEEIKSTTMLPLKSVG; the protein is encoded by the coding sequence ATGTCGGTGCGAATAGACGACACGGATCGGAAAATTCTAGCCGAGCTGCAACGGGATGCCAGCCAGTCGCTTGACGAAATCGCAGCCCGTGTAGGGAGCTCCAAGACGCCGGTTTGGAATCGCATTCGCAAACTGAAGGGGGCAGGAGTCATTGGCCAGCAGACAGTATTGCTGGATGCCGAAGCGTTGGGCTTTGAGGCCACATTCTTTGTGCTGATCCGTACGTCGGAACATGAGGCTGAGTGGCAGCAGAAGTTCCTGAAAGCGTTGCGCGATCGTCCGGAGGTTCAGGAAGCGCACCGTTTGGCTGGAGACATCGATTACATTCTGAAAGTGCGCGTCAAGAACGCGCGTGCGTATGATGCGTTTTATCAGGCTTTGATTTCAGAGGTACGGGTGCACAACGTCACAGCCTTGCTTTCGATGGAAGAGATCAAATCGACCACCATGCTACCACTGAAGTCTGTCGGATAG
- a CDS encoding DctP family TRAP transporter solute-binding subunit: MKFLTTAATAIALSVTATAGVAACDDGEIVVKFAHVTNTDKHPKGIAASLLEQRVNDEMNGVMCMEVYPNSTLYNDDKVLEAMLQGDVQLAAPSLSKFEKFTKQFRLFDLPFMFKNIDAVDAFQASADGQAMKDSMQRRGLQGLAFWHNGMKQMSANKPLEDPSDANGLKFRVQSSDVLVAQMEAIGGSPQKMAFSEVYGALQQGVVDGQENTWSNIYGKKFFEVQDGITETNHGIIDYLVVTSVDWLDSLEPEVRDQFLTILAEVTETRNKEAFSVNEAAKASITDAGGIIRELNPEQRQAWVDAMKPVWDKFASDVGQDKIDAAQAINAGF, from the coding sequence ATGAAATTCCTGACAACGGCAGCAACCGCAATCGCACTGTCCGTGACAGCGACCGCTGGTGTAGCAGCTTGCGATGATGGCGAGATCGTCGTGAAGTTTGCGCATGTGACCAATACCGACAAACACCCCAAGGGCATCGCCGCTTCGCTGCTTGAGCAGCGCGTCAATGACGAGATGAACGGCGTGATGTGCATGGAGGTTTATCCGAACTCCACTCTTTACAACGATGACAAGGTTCTTGAAGCGATGCTGCAGGGCGACGTGCAGTTGGCCGCGCCCTCGCTGTCGAAGTTTGAGAAATTTACAAAGCAATTCCGCCTGTTCGATCTGCCGTTCATGTTCAAGAACATCGATGCTGTGGATGCGTTCCAAGCCTCGGCTGATGGTCAGGCGATGAAAGACAGCATGCAGCGCCGCGGCCTTCAGGGGCTGGCATTCTGGCACAATGGCATGAAACAGATGTCTGCGAACAAGCCGTTGGAAGATCCTTCGGATGCGAACGGCCTGAAGTTCCGCGTTCAGTCTTCGGACGTATTGGTTGCCCAGATGGAAGCAATTGGTGGCAGCCCTCAGAAGATGGCGTTCTCGGAAGTGTACGGTGCTCTGCAACAGGGCGTTGTTGACGGGCAGGAAAACACCTGGTCGAACATCTACGGCAAGAAGTTCTTCGAGGTGCAGGACGGCATCACAGAAACGAACCACGGTATCATCGATTATCTGGTTGTAACCTCAGTTGACTGGCTGGACAGCCTGGAGCCTGAAGTTCGCGATCAATTCCTGACGATTCTCGCCGAAGTGACCGAGACTCGTAACAAGGAGGCCTTTTCCGTAAACGAAGCTGCCAAGGCTTCGATCACTGACGCAGGGGGCATCATCCGGGAACTGAACCCCGAGCAGCGCCAGGCCTGGGTCGATGCGATGAAGCCAGTCTGGGATAAATTTGCCAGTGACGTTGGTCAGGACAAGATCGACGCCGCACAGGCGATCAACGCCGGGTTCTGA
- a CDS encoding ATP-binding protein codes for MQRFWIIAGFLCAVGLLSAAVWTYGYRQALSQLSEKAEADLELAADRLSTQMQVYQEVAALMADHPALQELETSEQQRAARKVLLDVADKTAAVNVMYLNPEGQVLVAAQPVTQRDMSAHPAFERAMQGALGSAHGVEDASSDRIYSYAAPSFGDLGQIEGALMVLADVQDVEQTWRGSTDAVFFVDTDGVVFISNRSDLLLWRRGQGQQGLMSPEGENVDFASTRIAGYEVWKLNWGRYLPRRALHLTLDLPVIAMTAEMLVDVAPARRLAGLQAAAVAAICFAFGALLFLASERRRTLAEANTVLESRVAQRTRALTAANSALRHEVAERQEAEAALKQAQADLVQAGKLSALGKMSAGISHELNQPLMAIQQFADNGTAFLERGKGQRAGENLGRISDMAARMARIIKNLRAFARNENEPMGRVDLVQVLNTATELTEARLRDENVALEWVPPKTAVYAWGGEVRLVQVFVNLINNAADAMVDRPTRRILVTLSGGKPIRVSVRDTGPGIEDPDRVFEPFYTTKTVGTSEGMGLGLSISYGLVQSFGGDIRGANTDEGAEFTVELEPFEEDEAA; via the coding sequence ATGCAACGTTTTTGGATCATAGCCGGTTTCTTATGCGCGGTCGGATTGCTGTCAGCGGCGGTCTGGACTTATGGCTATCGTCAGGCCCTGTCGCAACTGAGCGAGAAGGCCGAGGCCGATTTAGAACTGGCCGCCGACCGTCTGAGCACTCAAATGCAGGTCTATCAGGAAGTGGCCGCCTTGATGGCGGACCATCCTGCTTTGCAGGAGCTAGAAACATCAGAACAGCAACGGGCCGCCCGAAAGGTGCTGCTGGATGTGGCAGACAAAACCGCTGCCGTTAACGTTATGTACCTGAATCCGGAGGGTCAGGTTCTGGTCGCGGCCCAACCGGTGACGCAGCGCGATATGTCCGCACATCCGGCCTTCGAGCGCGCCATGCAGGGGGCCCTGGGCAGCGCACATGGGGTCGAAGACGCAAGCAGTGACCGCATTTATTCATACGCGGCCCCATCATTCGGGGATTTGGGCCAAATAGAAGGCGCGTTGATGGTTCTGGCCGATGTGCAGGATGTGGAACAAACATGGCGCGGCAGTACCGATGCGGTGTTTTTCGTTGATACGGATGGGGTTGTCTTTATCTCGAACCGATCGGATCTGCTACTATGGCGCCGCGGGCAAGGGCAGCAAGGGCTGATGTCACCAGAAGGTGAGAATGTCGATTTCGCCTCAACCCGGATTGCGGGATATGAAGTGTGGAAGCTCAATTGGGGTCGCTATCTGCCCCGTCGCGCCCTGCATCTGACGCTCGATCTTCCGGTGATTGCGATGACCGCAGAGATGCTGGTTGATGTCGCCCCGGCGCGCCGGTTGGCGGGGTTGCAGGCGGCGGCGGTTGCGGCGATCTGTTTCGCCTTTGGTGCTTTGTTGTTTCTGGCCTCGGAACGCCGTCGGACACTTGCAGAGGCAAATACCGTGCTGGAAAGCCGGGTCGCGCAACGTACGCGCGCCTTGACGGCGGCTAATAGCGCTTTGCGCCACGAAGTTGCCGAGCGGCAGGAGGCGGAGGCCGCGCTCAAACAAGCGCAGGCCGATTTGGTTCAGGCTGGTAAGTTGAGCGCTTTGGGCAAGATGTCGGCTGGCATCAGTCATGAATTGAACCAGCCCTTGATGGCGATTCAGCAGTTCGCCGACAACGGGACCGCCTTTCTTGAGCGCGGCAAGGGCCAGAGAGCTGGCGAAAATCTGGGCCGCATTTCCGATATGGCCGCACGCATGGCGCGGATCATCAAGAACCTGCGGGCCTTTGCGAGAAATGAAAACGAACCAATGGGGCGCGTTGATCTGGTTCAGGTTCTGAACACTGCCACAGAATTGACCGAGGCGCGCCTGCGCGATGAGAACGTCGCGTTGGAGTGGGTGCCGCCAAAGACTGCGGTCTATGCTTGGGGTGGAGAGGTGCGTCTGGTGCAGGTGTTTGTCAACCTAATCAATAATGCAGCGGATGCGATGGTCGATCGACCGACGCGCAGAATATTGGTCACTCTGTCAGGGGGAAAGCCTATTCGCGTGTCGGTGCGGGATACCGGACCCGGCATCGAGGACCCCGACCGCGTGTTTGAGCCGTTCTACACCACAAAAACGGTTGGGACGTCCGAAGGGATGGGTCTGGGGCTGTCGATATCCTACGGTCTGGTTCAGAGCTTCGGGGGGGATATTCGCGGTGCCAACACGGACGAGGGTGCTGAATTCACGGTTGAACTGGAACCCTTTGAAGAAGATGAGGCAGCATGA